Proteins from a genomic interval of Lycium ferocissimum isolate CSIRO_LF1 chromosome 2, AGI_CSIRO_Lferr_CH_V1, whole genome shotgun sequence:
- the LOC132047290 gene encoding serine/threonine protein phosphatase 2A 57 kDa regulatory subunit B' theta isoform-like yields MFKQILNRLPKKPSKSAENRDGGSSASPSNASTSSRSSDLSSSRSGNSSATTVSGVTSSTRGPNHGNKLPQAVNATVNGNAAVFPSENLPSFKDVPSAEKQNLFIKKLNLCCVLFDFTDPTKNLKEKDIKRQTLVELVDYVSSANGKFTETVIQELIKMVSSNLFRPLTPQPRENKVLEAFDLDEDEPLMDPAWPHLQIVYEFFLRFVASPETDAKLAKRYVDHSFVLRLLDLFDSEDPREREYLKTVLHRIYGKFMVHRPFIRKSINNIFYRFIFETEKHNGIAELLEILGSIINGFALPLKEEHKLFLVRALIPLHKPKCIQMYHQQLSYCITQFVEKDCKLADTVIRGLLKYWPITNSSKEVMFLGELEEVLEATQSPEFQRCMVPLFRQISRCLSSSHFQVAERALFLWNNDHVENLIKQNRKVILPIIFPALEKNARGHWNQAVQSLTLNVRKIFSDIDSELFEECLQKFEEDQAQEGEVKRKREMTWKWLEELAGMSNEPVLVSRWTTHHPPSG; encoded by the exons ATGTTCAAACAGATACTCAATAGGCTCCCTAAGAAGCCTTCCAAGTCAGCAGAAAATCGTGATGGAGGAAGCTCTGCATCACCGTCAAATGCTTCAACTAGTTCTAGAAGCAGCGATTTGTCTAGTTCGCGGTCAGGAAATTCGAGTGCCACTACTGTTTCAGGAGTCACTTCTTCAACTCGAGGGCCGAATCATGGAAATAAGCTACCGCAGGCTGTAAATGCTACGGTGAATGGAAATGCAGCGGTTTTTCCGTCTGAGAACTTGCCTAGTTTTAAAGATGTACCAAGTGCTGAGAAGCAAAACTTGTTCATCAAAAAGCTGAACTTGTGCTGTGTATTATTTGACTTTACTGACCCAACaaaaaacttgaaagaaaaagaCATCAAGCGGCAGACATTAGTGGAGCTTGTTGATTATGTTAGTTCTGCGAATGGAAAATTCACAGAAACTGTCATTCAGGAATTAATTAAAATGGTGTCTTCAAATCTGTTCAGGCCTCTTACTCCTCAACCTCGTGAAAACAAAGTATTGGAAGCTTTTGACTTAGACGAAGATGAACCCCTGATGGATCCTGCATGGCCGCATCTGCAAATTGTGTATGAGTTCTTTCTCAGATTTGTAGCATCGCCAGAGACGGATGCAAAATTGGCTAAGCGATACGTTGATCACTCTTTTGTTCTAAGGTTATTAGATCTCTTTGATTCAGAAGATCCAAGAGAAAGGGAGTACTTGAAGACTGTTCTGCACCGCatatatggaaaattcatgGTGCACCGCCCTTTCATTAGGAAATCAATCAACAATATATTTTACCGGTTTATATTTGAAACTGAGAAGCATAATGGAATAGCAGAACTTTTAGAAATTTTGGGCAGCATAATCAATGGATTTGCACTTCCACTGAAGGAAGAGCACAAATTGTTCCTTGTTCGAGCTCTTATTCCACTTCATAAACCAAAGTGTATACAAATGTATCATCAGCAGTTATCTTACTGCATAACACAATTTGTGGAAAAGGACTGCAAGCTCGCTGATACTGTCATAAGAGGTTTGTTGAAATATTGGCCTATCACAAACAGTTCCAAGGAAGTAATGTTCTTAGGTGAGCTGGAGGAGGTTCTAGAAGCTACTCAGTCTCCGGAATTCCAACGCTGTATGGTGCCTTTGTTTCGTCAGATCAGCCGTTGTTTGAGCAGCTCACACTTTCAG GTGGCTGAGAGGGCTTTGTTCCTATGGAATAATGATCATGTTGAGAACCTAATCAAACAAAATCGTAAAGTTATACTGCCGATAATCTTCCCTGCATTGGAGAAGAATGCTAGAGGCCACTGGAATCAGGCGGTGCAAAGCTTGACATTAAATGTCCGCAAGATCTTTTCTGATATCGATTCTGAACTCTTTGAAGAGTGTTTGCAGAAATTCGAAGAAGATCAGGCCCAAGAAGGGGAGGTAAAGAGGAAACGTGAAATGACTTGGAAGTGGTTAGAGGAGCTTGCTGGAATGAGCAATGAGCCAGTGCTAGTTTCTCGTTGGACAACACATCATCCACCATCTGGCTAA